A single genomic interval of Croceibacter atlanticus HTCC2559 harbors:
- a CDS encoding tryptophan 2,3-dioxygenase family protein gives MSNIDPEIAKKIIQLEKKFKNSGQDMGSYLDGLLHERYLTYWDYIHLDTLLSLQIPKTHFPDEEIFIGYHQITELYFKLIIHEQKQIIDDKGQKAEFFIEKITRINRYFRILIDSFDVMIRGMEREQFLKFRMSLLPASGFQSAQFRMIEVYATPLNNLVHPSLRKDLETSEDIENLYEQLYWKRGATDLKTKEKTLTLKQFEYRYTPRFIRIANEVKGQTIFHKYEELPKSEKQNKKLIEALKNLDLNANVNWNLMHMGAAYRYLDKEGSAIQATGGTNWKQFLPPSFQKIVFFPSLWTEEELDNWGQEWVEHLFNTEKIKH, from the coding sequence ATGAGTAACATAGACCCTGAAATTGCCAAAAAAATAATTCAATTAGAAAAAAAGTTCAAGAACTCTGGGCAAGACATGGGTTCCTATTTAGATGGTTTGTTGCACGAACGCTATCTTACCTATTGGGATTACATACATTTAGATACACTTCTTAGCCTACAAATACCTAAAACACATTTTCCAGACGAAGAAATATTTATAGGCTATCACCAAATTACTGAACTCTACTTTAAGCTAATCATACATGAGCAAAAGCAAATCATAGATGACAAAGGCCAAAAGGCAGAGTTTTTTATTGAAAAAATTACACGAATAAATAGATATTTCAGAATTCTAATAGATTCTTTTGATGTTATGATTCGTGGTATGGAACGAGAGCAGTTTCTAAAGTTTAGAATGTCTTTATTACCTGCAAGCGGATTTCAATCTGCACAATTTAGAATGATCGAGGTTTATGCAACTCCACTAAATAACCTAGTACACCCTTCACTAAGAAAAGATTTAGAAACTTCTGAAGATATTGAGAACCTATACGAACAATTGTATTGGAAACGTGGAGCAACAGATTTAAAAACAAAAGAGAAAACCTTAACACTTAAACAATTTGAATACCGTTATACACCTCGTTTTATAAGAATTGCCAACGAAGTAAAAGGACAAACTATTTTTCATAAATATGAAGAGCTTCCAAAGTCTGAAAAACAAAATAAAAAACTTATTGAAGCGTTAAAAAACTTAGACCTAAACGCAAATGTAAACTGGAATCTTATGCATATGGGTGCAGCCTATAGGTATTTAGACAAAGAAGGCAGTGCCATACAAGCTACAGGAGGCACCAACTGGAAGCAGTTTTTGCCACCAAGCTTTCAAAAGATTGTATTCTTCCCGTCACTCTGGACAGAAGAAGAGCTAGACAATTGGGGACAAGAATGGGTAGAACATTTATTTAACACAGAAAAAATTAAGCATTGA
- a CDS encoding peptidoglycan DD-metalloendopeptidase family protein yields the protein MKHLLSLFALILILSSCGNEPKPETEPMAIAPKPIVKEYGFNTEEYEFVRDTVKSGDTFGTILDAHGVPAQTVFNITNSVKETFNPARIGIGRPYAILKSKDTSQTAQAFIYENDKVDYTVVNFSDSIGAYKGQKKLTVVEKEATGIINSSLSKTMEDSGLSVVLAYKMADVYAWTIDFLRLQEGDRFKVIYEEKYINDTIYAELGSVKAVYFEHRGEPFYAFNFKHDSIIGQREYYDEEANNLRRAFLKAPVQFSRISSRFNLKRRIKYYGYKLRPHRGTDYAASVGTPILATADGVVTKSEYRGGNGNYVKLRHNSTYETQYLHMKKRKVNVGQYVKQGDVIGWVGMTGNTGGPHVCYRFWKNGVQVDPLKQDLPSAEPLEEALRTEYFMHIDDLKRRLDALEFKEENTNIIAKL from the coding sequence TTGAAACACCTCTTATCACTTTTCGCATTAATTTTAATTTTAAGCTCTTGCGGAAACGAGCCTAAACCTGAAACAGAACCAATGGCCATTGCTCCAAAACCAATCGTTAAGGAATATGGCTTTAATACAGAAGAGTATGAATTTGTAAGAGATACCGTAAAATCTGGTGACACTTTTGGTACTATATTAGACGCTCATGGCGTTCCTGCCCAAACAGTGTTTAACATTACAAACTCTGTAAAAGAAACATTTAATCCAGCTCGAATAGGCATAGGAAGACCTTATGCTATATTAAAATCTAAAGACACCTCCCAAACTGCACAAGCTTTTATATATGAAAATGACAAGGTAGATTATACTGTTGTTAATTTTTCAGATAGTATTGGCGCGTATAAAGGTCAAAAAAAATTAACGGTAGTAGAAAAAGAAGCTACAGGCATCATAAACAGTTCGCTATCAAAAACTATGGAAGATAGCGGCCTAAGTGTTGTGCTTGCTTACAAAATGGCAGATGTCTATGCTTGGACTATAGATTTCTTAAGATTACAAGAAGGCGATAGATTTAAAGTTATTTATGAAGAAAAGTATATAAATGACACTATATATGCCGAATTGGGAAGCGTTAAAGCTGTTTATTTTGAGCATAGAGGCGAACCGTTTTATGCGTTTAATTTTAAGCATGACTCAATTATTGGTCAGCGAGAATATTATGATGAAGAGGCAAATAACCTAAGACGTGCTTTCCTAAAAGCACCTGTGCAGTTTAGTAGGATTTCTTCAAGATTCAATTTAAAAAGGCGAATTAAATATTACGGGTATAAACTAAGGCCTCATAGAGGTACAGATTATGCAGCAAGTGTTGGCACTCCTATTTTAGCTACAGCAGATGGCGTAGTAACCAAATCTGAATATAGAGGCGGAAATGGAAACTATGTAAAATTAAGGCACAACTCTACCTATGAAACACAGTATTTACATATGAAAAAACGTAAAGTTAACGTTGGTCAATATGTAAAACAAGGAGATGTTATAGGTTGGGTAGGTATGACCGGAAATACTGGCGGACCTCATGTTTGTTACCGTTTCTGGAAAAATGGCGTACAAGTAGATCCTTTAAAACAAGACTTACCTAGTGCAGAGCCTTTAGAGGAAGCATTAAGAACAGAATATTTTATGCATATAGACGACTTAAAACGTCGTTTAGATGCATTAGAATTTAAAGAAGAGAACACAAACATCATAGCAAAACTATAA
- a CDS encoding TlpA family protein disulfide reductase codes for MKYFILSLVAIVIVSCATENKQHTIVSGTLTNNSKDIVAVNGHGEAYELKVDKEGNFKDTLNISANGYYYFFAGRERTTIYLEKGKTLNVTVNTDEFDETINYSGDLANENNYLAAKYLYNEANRDMQSLYAKEEAQFKNALSSSSKSYDSILSANNVTNTAFLELEKDDIRYAEAGNILNYETYHKYATKNDSFKVSEGFYSSVKDLNYKDTLAYKNSEVYRGLVATHLNTIISKKQEEDSTANYSVTFVETVNDEYANGTIKDNVLTNYLSGYGLRPDEHLEKIYSTYISTNPTKENLEKVNKRYNVLKDITPGKISPEFSFENIDGSTTSLKDLSGNYVYIDVWATWCGPCIAEIPSLKQVEKDYHGQPVKFVSISIDNEKDKQKWKAMIEEKDLQGIQLFADNNWESKFVQDYGIQGIPRFILIDKKGHIVSADAPRPSNPELRTKLDTLLKS; via the coding sequence ATGAAGTATTTTATCTTAAGTTTAGTAGCAATTGTAATTGTATCCTGTGCTACAGAAAATAAACAACATACAATAGTAAGTGGTACGCTAACAAACAACTCTAAAGATATCGTTGCCGTTAATGGTCATGGAGAAGCTTACGAACTAAAGGTTGATAAAGAAGGTAATTTTAAGGATACCTTAAACATTTCAGCAAATGGTTACTATTACTTTTTTGCAGGAAGAGAGCGCACAACAATATACCTTGAAAAAGGAAAAACCTTAAATGTAACTGTAAATACAGATGAGTTTGATGAAACTATAAATTATAGCGGAGATCTTGCAAATGAAAATAATTATCTGGCTGCTAAATATCTTTATAATGAAGCCAATAGAGACATGCAATCTCTTTACGCTAAAGAAGAAGCTCAATTTAAGAATGCACTATCAAGCTCCAGCAAAAGTTATGACAGCATCTTAAGTGCAAACAATGTTACAAACACTGCATTTCTTGAGTTAGAAAAAGACGATATAAGATACGCAGAAGCAGGTAATATTTTAAATTATGAAACCTATCATAAATACGCGACTAAAAATGATTCATTTAAAGTTTCGGAAGGGTTTTATAGCTCAGTAAAAGATTTAAATTACAAGGATACTCTTGCATATAAAAACTCAGAAGTTTACAGAGGGTTAGTGGCTACTCATTTAAACACCATTATTTCTAAAAAACAAGAAGAAGATAGCACAGCAAACTACAGTGTTACTTTTGTTGAAACAGTTAATGATGAATATGCTAATGGTACTATTAAAGACAATGTACTTACCAATTATCTAAGCGGTTATGGTTTAAGACCAGATGAGCATTTAGAGAAAATTTACTCAACGTATATTAGCACAAATCCTACTAAAGAAAACCTAGAAAAGGTTAACAAGCGCTATAATGTTTTAAAGGATATTACTCCTGGTAAAATTTCACCAGAGTTTAGTTTTGAAAATATAGATGGCTCAACTACAAGTTTAAAAGACTTAAGCGGTAATTATGTTTATATAGATGTTTGGGCAACTTGGTGCGGACCTTGTATCGCAGAAATACCATCATTAAAGCAAGTTGAAAAAGACTATCATGGGCAACCAGTTAAGTTTGTTAGTATTTCCATAGATAATGAAAAGGACAAACAAAAATGGAAGGCAATGATTGAAGAAAAGGACTTACAAGGCATACAATTATTTGCAGATAACAATTGGGAATCTAAGTTTGTTCAGGATTATGGTATTCAAGGTATCCCAAGATTTATCTTGATAGATAAGAAAGGTCATATTGTATCTGCAGATGCACCTAGACCTTCTAATCCAGAATTAAGAACAAAGCTTGATACATTGCTAAAATCTTAA
- a CDS encoding endonuclease/exonuclease/phosphatase family protein yields the protein MKTKITIFLIACLAFSCGSSKVATTESKVSTEKKYNVLTVAFYNLENLFDTEDDTEKNDEASPIMEMQNDREQAYQSKLANMAKVISEIGADVAKNSPAIVGLCEMENRKVLEDLVNQPGLVEKNYGIAHYDSPDRRGIDVALLYQKDLFKLQSATNHELLIYDNNDPEKRVYTRDQLLVTGLLDGDEMNFIVNHWPSRSGGEARSRYKREKAAALNKSIIDSLQAVNPYAKIITMGDLNDDPTNTSVTKVLGAKDEKENLETKDLYNPMMDLFKQGIGTLAYRDGWNLFDQMIMSKPLLDEDFSSYRFYKVGIYNKNYLANPRGRYKGYPFRSWSDGGFTNGFSDHFPVYVYLIKEVN from the coding sequence ATGAAAACTAAAATTACAATCTTCCTAATTGCCTGTCTTGCATTTAGTTGCGGTAGCTCTAAAGTTGCAACTACTGAAAGCAAAGTTTCAACTGAAAAAAAATACAATGTGTTAACGGTAGCTTTTTACAATTTAGAGAACTTATTTGATACAGAGGACGATACAGAAAAGAATGATGAGGCTAGTCCTATAATGGAAATGCAAAACGATAGGGAGCAAGCTTACCAAAGTAAGTTAGCTAATATGGCTAAGGTAATTTCTGAAATAGGTGCAGATGTAGCTAAAAACTCTCCAGCAATAGTGGGTTTATGTGAAATGGAGAACAGAAAAGTTTTAGAAGATCTAGTGAATCAGCCAGGATTAGTCGAAAAAAATTATGGTATAGCTCATTATGATTCTCCAGACAGACGTGGTATTGATGTTGCTCTTTTATACCAAAAAGACTTATTTAAGCTACAGAGCGCTACAAATCATGAGTTGTTAATTTACGATAATAATGATCCTGAAAAACGTGTATATACTAGAGACCAGTTATTAGTAACCGGTTTATTAGATGGAGATGAAATGAATTTTATTGTAAATCACTGGCCATCGAGAAGTGGTGGTGAGGCACGTAGTAGATACAAAAGAGAAAAGGCTGCAGCTTTAAACAAGAGTATTATTGATTCTTTACAAGCGGTAAACCCTTATGCTAAGATTATCACTATGGGAGATTTAAATGATGACCCTACAAATACAAGTGTGACTAAAGTTCTTGGCGCTAAAGACGAAAAAGAAAATTTAGAAACTAAAGATCTTTATAATCCTATGATGGATTTGTTTAAGCAAGGTATTGGTACTTTAGCCTATAGAGATGGTTGGAATTTATTTGACCAAATGATTATGTCTAAGCCATTATTAGATGAAGATTTTTCTTCTTACAGGTTTTACAAAGTGGGAATTTATAATAAAAACTACTTAGCTAATCCAAGAGGACGTTACAAAGGATATCCTTTTAGAAGTTGGAGCGATGGTGGTTTTACAAACGGATTTAGTGACCACTTTCCGGTTTATGTTTACTTGATTAAAGAAGTAAATTAA
- a CDS encoding carboxypeptidase-like regulatory domain-containing protein, translating into MRHLLRKTHIVFVFMFTLSLTAFAQQTVVQGKAVDGVTNENVPDVTVTIENSNIETQTDGLGEFSFDASRVIGEQVIVLYKQGYTTKRFPITINEGETLNLDVLSMDIDINEEQLQIGTISLSDNELDQDNENTAFNISGLLQASRDIFLNAAAYDFSATFFRPRGLDNQFGEVLINGLNMNKQFSGRPQWGNWGGLNDVQRNQEFSMGLSANEYSFGGPAGTTNIIMRASKYREGGRVSYATANRSYTGRVMGSYSSGLQSNGWAYTVLASRRFGDEGYIDGTFYDANSVFLAVEKKINDNHSLNLAAWYTPNRRGRSTAITEEVHNLKGREYNPLWGYQDGEIRNTRVRNIQEPIIMLNHYWDLSENTTLNTNVSYQFGEIANSRVENGGTTLVTTPDGQSTYLGGARNPDPSYYQNLPSYQLRFPNPSPADFQNAYLAQQEFINDGQFDFNALYEANRLSAATGGNSIYAIQEDVIDDTQIQANTILSSTLTDNITLNAGLNYRNLNSANYARISDLLGGTGYLDIDNFTEITANENTNSTDAAQSDLNNPNRIVGEGDRYKYNYEIDANVVGGFAQAQFKYNKVDFFVSTKLSQTSYQRNGLYRNGNFADTSFGESEKLDFSNYGAKAGLTYKITGRHLIDANGGYITNAPTIRSAFSNARQNNNTVTGLESEKITSADLSYIYRSPMIKARLTGFYTGFEDGTDIAFYFTEDVNNGEGAFVQEVLTNIERRNIGAELGIEAQVTPTIKLKAAASFGQYTFNNNPDVYYTSDDFNRVNTDDDPSNDNPNINSVGELRFGDGTAKLKDYHVASGPEQAYQIGFEYRDPNFWWFGVTTNYFDNAYIDVSTITRSDAFTTDIDGQPFNDYDPTEARALLQQEDFGDYILVNAVGGKSWKIDDYFVGFFITINNIFDEEYKTGGFEQSRTSNFRSLQEDVNRENGRVFGPRYFYGNGTTYYANVYVRF; encoded by the coding sequence ATGAGGCACTTACTACGTAAAACCCACATTGTATTTGTATTTATGTTTACACTTAGCCTTACGGCGTTTGCTCAGCAAACTGTTGTACAAGGTAAAGCTGTAGATGGCGTTACAAATGAAAATGTACCAGATGTTACAGTTACAATTGAAAACTCTAACATCGAAACTCAAACTGATGGTTTAGGAGAATTTTCTTTTGATGCTAGCCGAGTAATTGGAGAACAAGTCATTGTTCTTTACAAGCAAGGTTACACAACAAAGCGTTTTCCTATTACTATTAATGAAGGCGAAACCCTTAATTTAGATGTCCTTTCTATGGATATTGATATTAATGAGGAACAACTTCAAATCGGAACCATTTCATTATCTGACAACGAGCTTGATCAAGATAACGAAAACACTGCATTTAACATCTCTGGATTATTACAAGCCTCTAGAGACATATTTTTAAATGCTGCTGCTTATGATTTTAGTGCAACATTTTTTAGACCTCGTGGTTTAGATAACCAGTTTGGTGAAGTTCTTATTAATGGTCTTAATATGAACAAGCAATTTAGCGGTCGTCCACAATGGGGAAATTGGGGTGGCTTAAATGATGTTCAACGTAACCAGGAATTCTCAATGGGCTTATCTGCTAACGAGTATTCTTTTGGTGGTCCTGCAGGAACTACAAATATTATAATGAGAGCTTCTAAGTATCGTGAAGGTGGTCGTGTATCTTATGCAACTGCTAACCGTAGTTATACGGGTCGTGTTATGGGTAGCTATAGCTCTGGTTTACAATCTAACGGTTGGGCTTATACTGTTTTAGCATCTAGACGTTTTGGTGATGAAGGTTACATAGACGGTACTTTTTATGACGCTAACTCTGTGTTCTTAGCTGTTGAAAAGAAAATAAATGACAATCATAGCTTAAACCTTGCTGCTTGGTATACACCAAACAGAAGAGGTCGTTCTACAGCTATTACAGAAGAAGTACACAACCTTAAAGGTCGTGAGTACAACCCACTTTGGGGTTACCAAGACGGTGAAATAAGAAACACAAGAGTAAGAAACATACAAGAGCCTATTATAATGCTTAACCATTATTGGGATCTTTCTGAAAATACAACCCTTAACACAAACGTAAGCTACCAGTTTGGTGAAATAGCAAACTCACGTGTAGAAAATGGAGGTACTACTTTAGTAACAACACCAGACGGGCAATCTACTTACCTTGGTGGTGCAAGAAACCCAGATCCTTCTTACTACCAAAACTTACCAAGTTACCAATTAAGGTTTCCAAATCCATCACCAGCAGATTTCCAAAATGCTTATTTAGCACAACAGGAATTTATTAACGATGGTCAATTTGATTTCAATGCATTATATGAAGCTAACAGGTTATCTGCTGCAACTGGCGGTAATTCAATTTATGCAATACAAGAAGATGTAATTGATGATACACAAATACAGGCTAACACAATCTTAAGTTCTACACTTACAGACAACATTACTTTAAATGCAGGTCTTAACTACAGAAACTTAAACAGTGCTAACTACGCAAGAATATCAGACCTTTTAGGAGGCACAGGATATTTAGATATAGATAACTTTACAGAGATTACAGCAAACGAGAATACAAACTCAACAGATGCTGCTCAGAGTGATTTAAACAACCCTAACCGAATTGTTGGTGAAGGAGATCGTTACAAGTACAATTACGAGATAGATGCTAATGTTGTTGGTGGTTTTGCACAAGCACAATTTAAATACAACAAAGTAGACTTTTTCGTATCTACTAAATTATCTCAGACATCTTACCAGAGAAATGGTTTATACCGTAACGGTAACTTTGCAGACACCTCTTTTGGTGAAAGTGAAAAGCTAGATTTTTCTAACTACGGTGCAAAAGCTGGTTTAACCTATAAAATTACAGGTCGTCATTTAATTGATGCTAATGGTGGTTATATTACAAATGCACCTACAATTAGAAGCGCATTTAGTAATGCAAGACAAAACAATAATACTGTTACAGGATTAGAGTCTGAAAAAATTACTTCTGCAGACCTTAGCTACATTTATAGAAGCCCAATGATTAAAGCTAGGTTAACTGGTTTTTACACTGGTTTTGAAGACGGTACAGATATTGCATTTTACTTTACAGAAGATGTAAACAACGGTGAAGGTGCATTTGTTCAAGAAGTTTTAACAAACATAGAGCGTCGTAATATAGGTGCAGAACTTGGTATTGAAGCACAAGTAACTCCAACTATTAAATTAAAAGCTGCAGCATCTTTTGGACAGTATACATTTAACAACAACCCAGATGTGTATTATACAAGTGACGACTTTAACAGAGTAAATACAGATGATGATCCATCTAATGACAACCCTAACATTAACAGTGTAGGCGAGTTAAGATTTGGAGATGGTACTGCTAAACTAAAAGATTACCACGTTGCTAGTGGTCCAGAACAAGCGTACCAAATAGGTTTTGAATACCGTGATCCTAACTTCTGGTGGTTTGGTGTTACAACCAACTATTTTGATAATGCGTATATAGATGTAAGTACTATTACGAGATCTGATGCATTTACAACAGATATAGATGGACAACCATTTAATGATTATGATCCTACAGAAGCAAGAGCTTTATTACAGCAAGAAGACTTTGGAGATTATATCTTAGTTAATGCAGTAGGTGGTAAATCTTGGAAAATAGACGACTACTTTGTAGGCTTCTTTATTACTATAAATAACATTTTTGACGAAGAGTATAAAACTGGAGGTTTTGAGCAATCTAGAACATCTAACTTCAGAAGTTTACAAGAAGATGTTAATAGAGAAAACGGTCGTGTGTTTGGACCACGTTATTTCTACGGAAACGGCACAACTTACTATGCTAACGTCTACGTAAGATTTTAA
- a CDS encoding DUF5689 domain-containing protein: protein MMKTNFKLLATFLLSIVVLASCVQDDDFDIPNTAPQEVNLDGQVIGIGAVQADFVQAQDFFYNEDTFNFFTYDDESDDTATYMEGYVISSDEGGNFFEEIILQDKAENPTVGIKLLIDVNPLFTSYEFGRKVFIRLDGLSVGLDSGVLTLGVQDGDRIGKIAPSLQSQVIVRSTETAEIVPLVKTISEIKADVDEDDAYANQYLNLYLSVPSVQFTQDDVNNGITYAGETSDEFDGERILQECNEAGTDVTNSIIFSTSTFADFKGLTLPSGSGSIDGILSLNFFGEDYIINVNSPETVNLTGERCDPPTPFFTQNFEGASIEDLVANEGWTNQNVSGGSVDWFSSSFNDNTYARISAFNSGQAEADVYLVTPAINLDATENETLRFDLEIAFDNGNILSVLISTDFTGDASTATWTDLNANIPDGPGSGFGGFQSIPAVDLSGYDGDVYIAFFYEGTDSETTRYHVDNISVAGE, encoded by the coding sequence ATGATGAAAACGAATTTTAAATTATTAGCAACATTTCTACTAAGTATAGTAGTTCTTGCATCTTGCGTTCAAGATGACGATTTTGATATTCCTAATACAGCACCACAAGAAGTAAACCTTGATGGTCAAGTAATAGGTATTGGTGCTGTACAAGCAGATTTTGTACAAGCTCAAGACTTTTTCTACAATGAGGATACATTTAATTTCTTCACTTATGATGATGAAAGTGATGATACAGCAACTTATATGGAAGGTTATGTAATCTCTTCTGATGAAGGTGGTAACTTCTTCGAAGAAATAATTCTTCAAGATAAAGCTGAAAATCCAACAGTTGGTATTAAATTATTAATTGATGTAAACCCATTATTTACATCTTATGAGTTTGGTAGAAAAGTGTTTATAAGATTAGATGGTCTTAGTGTTGGTTTAGATAGTGGTGTACTTACATTAGGTGTTCAAGATGGTGACCGTATTGGTAAAATTGCGCCTTCTTTACAAAGCCAAGTTATTGTACGTTCTACAGAAACTGCAGAAATTGTTCCTCTAGTAAAAACAATTAGCGAAATTAAAGCAGACGTAGATGAAGATGACGCATATGCAAACCAATATTTAAACCTTTATTTAAGTGTACCAAGCGTACAGTTTACTCAAGATGATGTAAATAATGGTATTACTTACGCTGGTGAGACTTCAGATGAGTTTGATGGTGAGCGTATTTTGCAGGAATGTAATGAAGCTGGAACAGATGTTACTAACTCTATTATTTTTAGCACAAGTACATTTGCAGACTTTAAAGGCTTAACACTTCCTTCTGGATCTGGATCTATAGATGGTATTTTATCATTAAACTTCTTTGGGGAAGACTACATAATTAATGTAAACTCTCCAGAAACTGTAAACTTAACAGGTGAGCGTTGCGATCCTCCAACACCATTCTTTACTCAAAACTTTGAAGGTGCTTCTATCGAAGATCTTGTTGCTAATGAAGGTTGGACAAACCAAAATGTTAGCGGTGGTTCTGTAGATTGGTTCTCTTCTTCTTTTAACGATAACACATATGCTCGTATTTCTGCTTTTAACAGCGGTCAAGCAGAAGCAGATGTATATTTAGTAACACCAGCTATTAACTTAGATGCAACAGAAAATGAAACTTTACGTTTCGATTTAGAAATTGCGTTTGATAATGGTAACATTCTTTCTGTTCTTATCTCTACAGATTTCACTGGAGATGCTTCAACAGCAACTTGGACAGATTTAAATGCTAACATTCCTGACGGACCAGGATCTGGATTTGGAGGCTTCCAATCTATTCCTGCTGTAGATCTTTCAGGTTATGATGGTGATGTTTATATTGCTTTCTTCTATGAAGGTACAGACTCAGAAACTACAAGATATCACGTAGACAACATTAGTGTTGCAGGTGAGTAA